A region of the Epinephelus fuscoguttatus linkage group LG13, E.fuscoguttatus.final_Chr_v1 genome:
ATACCGACTCCCCAAATCGATATTTTTGGTAACACTGATGCACCAATTGCTCTGGACGTCTTGCAGATGTTTAGGTCCTTGAAACAAGATTAGTCTGGTGTCTACAATCAGCTTCAGGGGTTAGAAAATGGAAGTAGACACTTACACTTAAGCATCTGCTGGAATAAAATCTCTGAAAGGCAAATTGTTGCTGTGACAAGAAATGTCGTGTAGTAACATTCAAGGCTCGGCACCAATTTCCTGCTTAGATTTTGAGTCACAAAGTCCACAATACATATGTTACAATACATATGTTGCATCAAGTGCTTTTCAGAATTTATTCATCCATGTATTTTCTGCTGCATCTCTGCTGAGCCTCTTAGTGCTGACTTGGTGTAATCTTTACCCTCATCCCGACCTCAGCAGGGAGAAAAGGCTTTTAATGGGATCTTTAATGACTCTCCTGGTCTTATCCTTGGTACAAACATCCTTTAGAGCAGTGCCTATTATATGTTCAGCTGAACAAACCTGCTAGGTGATCCGGCGAGTTAGATGAGGTATATAATCTCTctagcgtgttctgggtctccTGCCAGTTACATGAGAATTTATCCTAGGAGCTTAAATTTACAGGCTAAATTGTAAACACATTTGCGGGGTATAAGGCTGTGGGCCAAGGATTTATTTTCGTTTATACAACATGGCTAAAAACTGACACACCTGTAGTTTTTCGGCTCACGTGTGCAGAACAGTTcagcaagaaaaataaaggaCTGCAACACTGGCAGGTAGAAGAGAAGGAGTCTGCGCGTCACAAAGTGTGCTTCGCTTTTAATAGGCTCTCTTTAAAATATCTGGCCTCACTCAAAAAGCATTTTGTGATTGTGGATAACTGGCTTTGCAAGTTTGCCTGGTCTGCAGTGTTAGTTTCCATGGCAACGGAGCATGGTGGAGACGGAGTAGCCAGGGTTAAAGTTAGCTGGCCTGCTTCATGAAACAGACCATTGACCAGATAAGAAGCATCTCGACTGAATAAAGATGCAGCTTGTTTGATTGACAGAGTCACAGATAGAAGAGAACTGTGTGTCCATTACTGTCATCGTAGATGTGGACTCCCGGGGTGCCTACGAGCGTTTACTCAAAGTAGAAACTGACTCAGACTGACTCCAGTAGCTCCTGtgttctctctcttcttcagcCAAACTCaggcttttaaaaatgtcagcatgctgatCCAGTTTTCTCTGAGGAGTTCACCTTGAAGTCCATCGTTCACGGACGATCAGATCCTTTTGACGTGACCGAGGTCTGCTAGAAATACTGCTGACATGCTTTGTTTCCTTGTTGTCCAGAGATCAAGATCCAAGTCCAGGTCCAGGGAGCGAGACAGATCCATATCCAGAGAAAACGACAGATCGAGGTCCAGAGAGCGAGACAGATCGAGATCAAGATCCAGATCCAGAGAGAGAGACCGATCAAGGTCCAGAGGACGcgacaggtccaggtccagagAGCGggacaggtccaggtccaggtccagagAGCGGGACAGGTCCAGGTCAAGAGGTCGAGACCGATCAAGGTCCAGAGAGAGAGACCGAGACCGTGGACGCTATGACAGAGGACGCTATACAAGGTAAcgaacagaaacacacaacaacaacttaATTTCCAGATTCTGTTCAGCAAATAAATTATTCCCAGAAacataatttttgttttgtcttcctGCTTTGCCCAGGGATCGCTATGACGATCACCGTGACGACAGGGATGGTCGTTTTGACCGGCGGACCAATAGAGATGCAGAGTCGGATTACAGGAGGCGAGGACGCTCAGGCTCCCCAACAGCAGACAAAGATCCAGCGGCAGCAGAGGAGCCGCCTgtcaagaagaagaaggaggagctCGACCCGATCTTGACGAGGACGGGCGGAGCTTACATCCCCCCTGCCAAGCTGCGCATGATGCAGGCGCAAATTACTGACAAGACCAGGTAaggctgtttattattatttcctttttatAGACGTCAGGATTAGGTCTTTTTCATTACCTCATTAATAACACTGTTATCTTTTGGTAAAAGTTGAGTAAGCATTGTTTGAACAGTTGAATGTGGGGCATTCAAGGACATATTTGTGTGTTGGCTCTGATGAGCTCTGTCAGAAAATGAAACCCTGAGATATGTTACTGTATCTCGACTGTTGAAACGACTATatataatctgtgtgtgtgtgcagcctggCCTATCAGAGGATGAGCTGGGAGGCCCTGAAGAAGTCCATCAACGGTCTGATCAACAAAGTCAACGTGTCGAACATCGTCCACATCATccaggagctgctgcaggagaacATCGTCAGGGGGAGGTAGGAGATgacacaaaccaaaaaacagcTTCACATTAACCCTCAGTATTCACTTCTAAACATCTTTAACAGCCAAAGTGACGTTTCTTGGGAGCTACGTACGAAAGATCACATCacaaaaagataaagataaaacttACAGATCCATGTGAAACCCGTACAGTGCAATGAGAAGCAGTCAGGTATCCATCAACTATCAAGTCTCTCCTCTTTGTCCCAGTTTGTCTCTGacttctcctctgtctgtctacctgtctgtctctcaggggTCTGCTGGCTCGCTCGGTGCTACAGGCTCAGGCGGCATCTCCGATCTTTACTCACGTTTACTCAGCCGTTGTCGCCATCATCAACTCCAAGTTTCCTCAGATTGGAGAGCTGATCCTCAAACGCCTCATCCTGACCTTCAGGAGGAGCTACCGCCGCAACCTCAAggtacctgtctgtctctctgactgtctgtctttctgttgctgttgatTGGAGGATCAACAGAAATTTTCTGGATCAATTTACAAGTGCCAAAAATAAATTTTGGTAGTAACGTTGGTTAATAATGTAATACTGATGAAATGAAAAGGGTGGAACTTAACCACAAGAGCACAGTGCAGCACCAACTCAAGCTAATGTCTACACTGTCTGTTCATTAGCTGTTTTAGATTTGGAGATGTGGGagatttgtttttacaaaagtataaaatagaaaatacaatCTTGAGGTATACATTCACGCTCCATCCAGCATCTGAGCTCACAACAATGTCAGTGAGGAAGTTTGTGACAAAGAGAAACTCAGACGGAAACATTTGCTCAAATAAGTTAGTTTATGTGCAGTCTGAAGACACCTTAAAATTTAAATTGGCTGTAACAAGTCTGAGAGTCTTTTTTTTACAGCTTTATCAGCAGTCGTATTTGTGATGTATTAAAACCAgtttgggcggcacggtggtgtggtggttagcactgtcacctcacagcaagagggttgccggtttgatcccgggcgtgggagcccttctgtgtggagtttgcatgttctccccgtgtcagcgtgggttctctccgggcattctggcttcctcccacagtccaaagacatgcaggttaattggtgactctaaattgtccgtaggtgtgaatgtgagtgtgaatggttgtctgtctctatgtgtcagccctgtgatagtctggcgacctgtccagggtgtaccctgcctctcgcccaatgtcagctgggataggctccagcccaccgcgaccctcaagaggatgaagcggttagaaaatgaatgaatgaatgaaaaccagtttgtcttttgttttccaGCAACAGTGCCTGACAGCCTCCAAGTTTGTGGCCCATCTCATCAACCAGAACGTGGTAGGTCCTGCAGTCTGGCTTTAGTATTAACAGAAGAGTTTAATGATGATATTCAGCTCTAATGAAGTTCGTTTTCTTCGCTATGTCTGCTCCGGCGTGTCTCTTACCCTCAGGCACACGAGGTCTTGTGTCTGGAGATGCTCACTCTGCTGCTGGAGCGTCCGACTGACGACAGCGTGGAGGTCGCCATCGCCTTCCTGAAGGAGTGTGGACTCAAACTGACCGAGGTGTCCCCGCGAGGAATCAACGGTAGCTACAACTCTTAACTCATTTGAGCTCATGATGATTGGTTAATCAATTAAGCCAATtatcacagacaaaaaaaatcccaaatatcAGAAAAATGCCTACAAATTCTGCTGGTTTCTTTTTCCAGCCATATTTGAGCGTCTCAGGAACGTCCTCCACGAGTCGGCCATTGATAAGAGGGTCCAATACATGATCGAGGTGATGTTCGCCATCAGGAAAGACGGTTTCAAAGATCATCCAGTGATCCCAGAGGGGCTGGACCTGGTGGACGAGGAGGACCAGTTCACCCACATGCTGCCACTGGACGACGAGTACAACCCAGAGGACATCCTCAGTAAGACCCGGAGGAGGAGACGGCATTTTACGGGACTCTCTGTAAAGATAAGCGTGAGTATGTAGCACtaacatgtgtgtctgtgttcactTAGACGTGTTCAAGATGGACCCAGACTTCCAGGAGAACGaggagaaatacaaaaccatcaAAAGAGATATCCTGGACGAGGGCAGCAGCGACTCGGGGGAGGAGGGCGACGGCAGTGACGAAGATGAAGACGATGAAGAAGAGAATGCAGAAGAGGGAGAAGGTGAGACAAATGAGTCGACGACCAGAACAGACAGTTTTCTTCCCTGTCAAATTAAAGGGTCATTCCACTGATTTTTACTACTCAGCCTGTGGAAGCAGTTGTGTCGTGCTGGGAGGCCCTGAAGGAGTCCATCATTTTAGTataagttttagttttagtttagtttgtttttgtttaagtaCACGTTTTAGGTTTagatttagttttagtttatttttaactttttaagtttttaagtatttttaagtttttaagttaaGTCTTGGCTCTGAAGGCAACAAACTCTGGCTACATGCACAACTAAATCCCAATaattaaaatatcagaaaacagTTCGCCACAAAACTCTAGCCTCTTGTTTTTTGACTTGacagtttttgattttgagatgGAGCAGAGCCTGAACTGTTTGCACCTATTTCTCGTCTTTATGCTAAACAAAGCTAACAAGCTGCTTCCTTTAATTTCATATTTATCACACAGACAtaagagtggtattgatcttctcatccaaGTCTTGGCAAGAAAGAGAATGAGCATAAGTATCTAAAATGTCCAacaatttctttgttttgtctctaACAAGTCCCCCAGCTTTATGGAAGTGTAacattaaatcactgaaatactaaatgcaaataaaattaGTCAAATATTCTCTAAAGAAATTCCATAAATGAAACAGAAACTGAGGTGAATTCCAGGTTGGAGGTGGAGGATTAAAGAACAACTCACTGACCATGTTGGCTGTCTGATATTCTGATATTATAATCTCATATTAATCATCATTTCCATATTCTGGTAGgattttttaactttaaatattcCCTCTCTCACAGATGAGAAGGTCACAATCTTTGATCAGACAGAAGTCAACCTGGTTGCTTTCAGAAGAACCATCTACCTCGCTATCCAgtccaggtacacacacactcacacactcacagtaacacacactcttAAAACACACTCGTACAGTCAGTGACTCAGTTGTCTCTCAGGGTGTTGGCAGTTATTTACAGCTTCTTCTATATTTGATGGACTTGGACTAATATTTAAAGCTGTGTTAAAAGCTTTCTGTGAGTGTGctcgtgcgtgcgtgcgtgcgtgtgtgtgtgtgtgcgcgcgcgtgcagCCTAGTTGCCATGGTTTCATTGTAGAGCAGCTCACAGGTTTGGAAAACAGGATAAAACACTGTAACAGATTGAgaaaataacacacaaacaggaacacacacacacacctgagctcACGGATGTGCACTTACCgactgatttattgattgattgtttctGTAGTTTGGACTTCGAGGAGTGCGCTCACAAACTGATCAAGATGGACTTTCCTGACAGCCAGACGGTGAGtctgcactgacacacacacacagacacacacacccacactcttGGCAGATTTAAAAGGCttcactgatacacacacactcgactgagaataaatgtgaaaacttgtctttttctctcagtGTCTCCTCTGAGGATAAATCTGAAAATTCTCTGTAGTttagataaataaaacaagctgaCACTCAGTAAACAGTGTTTGTTAACCAGAAGCAGTGGCGTCCCCAAAGATGGGGTCCGGGGGGGGGAACTGACCACCCTGATACAATTGctgcccccccacccacccccactGCATCCCCTGGTAAAAATAATTCAAGGCTGAAAATTTCTGCATTTAAGAGGCTGTGCCATGCTCATTTTCGAAGCTAGAGCGTAGGTAGTGGTATTTTGTGAAACTAGCCAGCCTAAGGCAGCCACTGGCACCAGCTTTGTCAGCACAGCCTGTCAGGGGCTGAATAACGCTCCAAACTGAGGCTACATTTTGGCCATTCTCAAAAGGGTCCCTttaactctcacctcaagatatctggaTGAAAATGGCTTCTATTGGTCCTCAGTGTAGACTTTATAGAATGATtgacgtagctaccatgacgtcacccgTTTGTTTGTGGACTGCTTTGTCTAGTCTAGTTAACagataattaatttaaaaaaaacaaccacccCCTGTACATTTTTCATGAATGCTGAAATTAGTttaagagaccaaaactgttttttgcaccaggctataaacatgattttttttttctgctgttaaagttggacattttaacatgggggtctatggggattgactcacttttggagccagccttaaatgtccattagaggaactgcagtttttggcacttcaaggtggcttcatttttcagcctcggagGTTGTCACTTGGTACCCCCATGAGTCTCCTctaaacttgagaaggcttgtgcccccagtaaatgttttgttcctttcaGTGAATATACTCCTTCAGATTAAAGctgtatctttgtctttttaaggaaaaggacaccCAGTCTGTTAAAGAATGAGTCACTGAACATGTACAGatacaaaacacattaaaacggGATTGTTGTAGAACTCTAAATGCTGACTGTACCAGTATTAGTctgtgcacatcagataattagtaataatAACTATAAAATAAGAAACCGAAGTGTATTAATTCACATACTGTCATAGTTTTCAAAAGCCTATTTACTTCGACAGCATCAGTGAATTCTGAAATTTAGTCATGACTTtgggttttggtgtgccacctaAGATTTCGAGTGGTCACCCCTATCAGGGCACATCTGACTAGAAATACATGACAGTAGCGGAATGTGAAATCCGGAGCTGAAACAACTAGGCGATCGATcaagaaaattaattggcaacaaTTTTGACTCTCAATTAGTCATTTAAACCTCATTTATGCCCCTTTCTCTCACACTGCCAACCAGAAGGTGACGCTGATGAACAATTTCACTTTTTGATCACTAAAGATGAAAGAGAGTGTAAACACGCTGCCTTCATGTCTGTTGTCTGTTAATAGCtccgtgcgtgtgtgtgtggtcctgaGGCCAGGTTGTGTAACAGTAATGGTTGCTTTCAGACGTTGACAGTTGCGGgtcagctttgtgtgtgtgtgtgtgtgacagagataGATAAAAAGCGTCATTTGTCTGAGGACAGTTagtatgtgtgtgcgtttgtgtgtgttgctgttgcttgtatctttgtgaggaccagtgtgtgtgtttgaccttcACACTGATGACTACTCAACACCTCTTCAGACAGAAGCAGCGACTCATTTCTGGCCGTTTGTATTCAACTGTAATATGTCGACTACTGTTAATTAAACTCTGTGAACTTCGACCTAAAAGGGAGGCGTCACATCTGTAGCATCATGACGTCATCATCTGTTCATGTCTGTAATTTGTACACAGTGGGCAAAGTGATGTTATCGTCATAAATCGTAAATGTATCTGAATCTGAAGCCACAGAGAACGTGAGAGGAAACACCTGCTGTGCACAGCAGAGATACGACAGTCCTCACGAGAATACTGAAACGACCTCTGTGTGAGGGAGAGGTCAGAGCTGATGACCCTGTCAGCCAGAGTTTCATCAGCATCAGGAGTGAATCATTCGACACAAcagctggaaacacaaagaTGCTCGGCCTCTTGCAGcctcagtctcacacacacttcactgcCACACTGACTGAAGGACATGTTCATGaaagacaaaacacatttcagtttaatcacaaaatttcacatcaaaataaaaactcgTCCTCGTCATCATCCAcatgaatattactatctgagcTGCTGAAAGTGAGCTGTCTGAGTTTTGTCATGGTCATGTCCCGCCGCCACATTTTCTTTACACATTGTCGGTCAAACAGGGTCTGACAGATGcaaaaaaggcagaaaatcaaacctggtCCAAAACTTTTTATGATGGACGAAAGttttggactcagtgtgcaaatgtgATTTACACACCATGAGGTCGTGTGACAATTTCGTACGAAAAAAACGGACACAATGTGCAAAGGCTCTTAGTCAGATCCAGCCCTGGCTCCTCCACAGATCCACACTCGTCCAAACAGGGTCACTGAGTTCCTGAGTGTCACTGCTCAAACCAGATTTCTGTAACACATGGGTCATCACAAGTGCTTTATAAATTTGAACGAAATGGAGGACGGGCAGGaactataaaaatacaaattaaagtaCAAATTCAAGAAAATGGACCCAAACaaagttttaaaattattttcaacgTCTTCTTGTGTGTGGTACACATTAGTCTCCTATAAACAGGGAGGAGATACTTTATAATCTGCAGAACATCTAAAGTCACATACTTTTAGGAAACGCCTCTTGAGATTACAAAGgttaagaaaacatgtttgtcttCAAGATGTTTATGGGAGAGGGGCCCTATcagtgtctgaatgtgtgtgtgtgtgttatgagaATGACACTGACATCACTGATATCTGAGGACGTGTCATCACAGCTGCTCTCtacacgtcacacacacacggtcaaaACACAACGTCTTGAGTTGTTCTCCCTCAGACTGAGGGTGTAACCCACCTCTGGGATTTAGCTCCTGGCTGCTGCTCTCACATTCACATCATTTGAACTTTAACCCCGTTTAATACTGAGCTGATCACAGCTGGTCGAGACGCCTCAACATGAACAAAGTCATAAAATGTTTTCAACATAAGAAGTCAGCCACATAGTATGATTAAAATATGAAGCCAACAGTTTATTAAACATGATGTGAACCTAATGTGTGATTTCTTTAATGTATAAATGTACTAATAAGATATTTGATGTCTGTGTGAACAGAAGGAGCTGTGTAACATGATCCTGGACTGCTGCGCTCAACAGAGGACCTACGAGAAGTTCTTTGGTCTGCTGGCCGGggtgagacaaaacaaaaatctctcttctctcttgtGGTTTCTATCAAGTCAGATGGGTTTTGGTTTTATGTATCCAGGTTTTGAGATATCTTTCTCTCAGATTTTTGCTTCCACATCGACACAAAGGAGGTGAATGAAAattagtttgtggtgctcaTTGTATGAAAAAAGCACACTAAGAAAattcagcagctctttccagATGCAGTTTCTCTGTTACTTCATTAGCACTCTTTGGCACATTTGAGCGCTAAAAAAACACCTAAaaccattgattttttttccccaatggACCTTTTGTGAAGCCTCACcactttgtgatggtccaacaagctgtcagagtaagcatggagcccacactgtaactaactgcactccctgataaaatattatcatatgtttggagaaatgaaagagtgattccagagagaagcagacagaggggtgtacagtctgtgtttgaaggatatatccaggatgtcaaactgactcagcagcaacaacaggttaaaaagacaaagatagttagaagctaaagccaaactataggctacagatcacagtgtaaaagtgaaccaccacatcactgctgatcgccacacaagacaatgcatataaagggaaactttgctgatattgaaccagctgtgtggcatcgcagtgtgtgcagatgaacagtgtttgctgccagcacccagacctcTGCCGCCAAATGGGCAGAGATCTTCAGGGGAAGTCAgacaacgttcatctgcgcacactgtgacgacacacagctggttcaatatcagcaaagtttccctgcttcccttcactggttcctgtacagcagggtcagtctttgtttcactgttataatcattaaaaagaaaaagcagcatgtgtatacattcagtaggctatatcttcagtagctagctagctaaccctacacttttcagggtttgattttggttttggaacagggaagaaacgtgtATCGTTTTCAAAAGTgaacacaaacagcaacaacactcTGAAAAACCCAACTGTTTCCAGCCTCATGCATTTCACTTAGATATTTTTGTGCTGAGGACATCAAAAGTTGCCattcaaaccttttttttaaaaaattattattattcacacATTCTAAAAGAAGCATGGTGGCCCGACTTTAATGGGAGAAATGGAACACTTGGAGTGTAACCAGTGCCTTGAAGCTGGGCTTATGTGGGGCTGCCAGGTGGAGCTGCAGTATGAACACACATTCAGGACTGCAGGAGAATTAATTCATATTTCTCTGTTTGAACCTCCTAATGGTAATGATGCTTGTTATGATTGGACTAATGGCTGGTTAATGTAATGTATTATTTCCATTCTCCTCGGCATTGTGAAAATTgagtaatgaaaacataaagtAGACGACAGGCAGCTACATTAGCTTGAGTCTTGAGTCACGACAATCCTGTGAATATTTTGACTATATGCGCACCTGCCACAGTTTACAGGGCGGTCGTGACTCCAGATATTTCTGGACTGGCTCTGACTATCACAGAGAACTTTAATGTCAGAAGAGAAACAGACTGAAGACTCCACGCT
Encoded here:
- the cwc22 gene encoding pre-mRNA-splicing factor CWC22 homolog, translating into MDSPDSSPSPAQKEQSGPSEDESTSAEKPQEADSAEKSPKERSPQASPADRSPSRSPASSSSDDSSSSDDDEEHQGALRKLRSSVAQIKRSRSKSRSRERDRSISRENDRSRSRERDRSRSRSRSRERDRSRSRGRDRSRSRERDRSRSRSRERDRSRSRGRDRSRSRERDRDRGRYDRGRYTRDRYDDHRDDRDGRFDRRTNRDAESDYRRRGRSGSPTADKDPAAAEEPPVKKKKEELDPILTRTGGAYIPPAKLRMMQAQITDKTSLAYQRMSWEALKKSINGLINKVNVSNIVHIIQELLQENIVRGRGLLARSVLQAQAASPIFTHVYSAVVAIINSKFPQIGELILKRLILTFRRSYRRNLKQQCLTASKFVAHLINQNVAHEVLCLEMLTLLLERPTDDSVEVAIAFLKECGLKLTEVSPRGINAIFERLRNVLHESAIDKRVQYMIEVMFAIRKDGFKDHPVIPEGLDLVDEEDQFTHMLPLDDEYNPEDILNVFKMDPDFQENEEKYKTIKRDILDEGSSDSGEEGDGSDEDEDDEEENAEEGEDEKVTIFDQTEVNLVAFRRTIYLAIQSSLDFEECAHKLIKMDFPDSQTKELCNMILDCCAQQRTYEKFFGLLAGRFCLLKKEYMESFEGIFAEQYDTIHRLETNKLRNVARLFAHLLYTDSVPWSVLECIRMSEETTTSSSRIFVKILFQELCAYMGLPRLNQRLKDPTLQSFFEGLFPRDNPRNTRFAINFFTSIGLGGLTDELREHLKNAPKMIMTQNQEVESSDSSSSSSSSSSSSDSSSSDSSSESDSSDSSSSSSSSSSDSDSKHRKKKKRKEQTTEKKKKKKKGEETKKKKDKQSDKKRAGRKNDSEDDDDSDDEKHARKDRKGRAREVEGRERARDAEERERARDGPHRNRRDEREEEEMRQQEERRRKMDVQGRQRDADRDRDRDADRDRNRDADRDRDRDTDRDRDRDADRDRDRGRDRERERGRDRETEEKRDRDGERERRRDRETEEKRDRDREREKPRDRERNKENRDRNREREERRRR